The following coding sequences lie in one Miscanthus floridulus cultivar M001 chromosome 9, ASM1932011v1, whole genome shotgun sequence genomic window:
- the LOC136479496 gene encoding uncharacterized protein produces the protein MAPPRRRHTAPRSCPAEPAGPVPGPGPGHAPPRCLVPVPAPPRRRVATPVRPRHVTAPGPLPLSPSPAPCPGRSEKRRKERKEEGRGGRRRRRRRRRGGGGGGGSTTNQPIPDAQPSSHVVDHTSLGGPPRMDNHEWMYTGYASDRIREEVVRPHLEEYDGDAGMADMMADFHDAWFIEGLEEEEDLEETAQRWKSQLSLSRDGFDAMLTVLGKLLLEGHILPKNTYESQRLLRALKMSYEPIHACLNGCVLFRGDHEKATHCPKCNASRFVEVDGSDGKKKQSKIPKKVLWYLPFLPRIQRLYMTEESAKQMTWHKNGKRYSPDKMIHPSDGDAWKHFDDMHPGKAMEARNVCVALATDGFNPFGMMAAPYTCNNMGVFMQPVLDELQDAWEKGAWCVHGKFPCPTCKAAVMFTWLNKGGKYSSFDKHRQFLPDNHEFRRDIKHFTKGVEVTDPIPQIMGGAKATLMDIKEKSKDNVKARLDVEKMCDRPKLVMKTPAPGKRWKRDSDDYILKRGNRKEVLQWIKTLMFPDGYAANLSRGVNFKAMKVNGMKSHDFHIWIQRLLPAMTQGYLPEPVWRILAELSYFFH, from the exons ATggccccgccgcgccgccgccacacCGCGCCCCGGTCGTGCCCCGCCGAGCCGGCCGGCCCCgtccccggccccggccccggccatGCCCCGCCGCGCTGCCTCGTCCCCGtcccggcgccgccgcgccgtcgcGTCGCCACCCCGGTCCGACCCCGCCATGTCACTGCTCCCGGCCCCTTGCCGCTGTCCCCGTCCCCGGCCCCTTGCCccggccggtcggagaagagaaggaaggagaggaaggaggaaggaagagggggaagaaggagaaggagaaggagaaggagaggaggaggaggaggaggaggaagcaccACCAACCAACCCATCCCCGACGCCCAGCCATCCTCGCACGTCGTCGACCACACCTCGCTCGGCGGCCCACCA aggatggataaccatgagtggatgtacacgggctacgCAA gcgatcgtattagagaggaggtggtgagaccacaccTCGAGGAGTATGATGGAGATGCCGGGATGGCAGACATGATGGCAGACTTTCACGATGCATGGTTCATTGAAGgattggaggaggaggaggatctaGAGGAAACCGCACAG CGTTGGAAGTCGCAATTGAGCCTGAGTCGAGACGGCTTCGATGCCATGTTGACAGTTTTGGGCAAACTGCTTCTGGAGGGTCACATCTTGCCGAAGAACACGTACGAGTCACagagactccttcgtgcacttaagatgtcgtatgagccgATCCATGCTTGTCTGaatgggtgcgtcctatttaggggaGACCATgagaaagcaacgcactgtccaaagtgcaacgcctctaggtttgtggaggtagacggtagtgatggcaagaagaaacagTCTAAGATCCCCAAGAaggtcctatggtaccttcctttcctaccgaggatccaacggctgtacatgacagaggagtccgcgaaacaaatgacatggcacaagaatggcaaaagatacagtcctgacaagatgatacacccatcggATGGTGACGCATGGAAGCACTTCGATGACATGCATCCTGGCAAAGCTATGGAGGCTCGGAATGTATgtgtagcgctggcaacagatgggttcaacccgtttggaatgatggcggccccgtacactt gcaacaatatgggtgtgttcatgcagcCAGTGTTGGATGAATTGCAagatgcttgggaaaaggg CgcatggtgtgttcacgggaagttcccttgcCCAACATGCAAGGCAGCTGTGATGTTCACCTGGCTGaacaagggtggcaagtattcttcgttcgacaaacatcgtcaattcctgccTGACAACCATGAATTCAGAAGAGACATCAagcacttcacgaaaggtgttgaAGTCACCGACCCCATTCCTCAGATTATGGGCGGTGCCAAG gcaacactcatggacataaaggaaaagtcaaaggacaacgttaaggctagactggacGTGGAAAAgatgtgcgatagaccaaagctagtgaTGAAGACCCCTGCGCCCGGCAAGAGATGGAAAAGGGACTCGGACGATTACATCTTGAAAAGGGGCAATAGGAAGGAAGTACTGCAGTGGatcaagacgttaatgttccctgatgggtatgcggcgaatctgagtaggggagtgaacttcaAGGCTATgaaagtcaacgggatgaagagtcatgacttccacatatggattcagcggctccttcctgcgatgacccAAGGATACCTCCCCGAGCCAGTGTGGCGCAtactggcagagttgagctatttcttccactag